A stretch of the Musa acuminata AAA Group cultivar baxijiao chromosome BXJ2-7, Cavendish_Baxijiao_AAA, whole genome shotgun sequence genome encodes the following:
- the LOC135616117 gene encoding gibberellin 3-beta-dioxygenase 2-like: MPSLSDQPLIHHLQQFEFKTLTEVPDSHAWPVVNDHPHGDDAVPVIDLACPDAARLIGQACEEWGAFQITGHGVPVDLLDRLEAQTRRLFSLPTGQKLKAARSPGGVTGYGIANISAFFSKLFWSEGFTIVGSPHDEARKLWPDDSAEFCGAIEEYTSWMKPLGCRLMLLMLASLGLSEGEIDWAVPSSETTHEAPAPVIQLNSYPACPDPDRAMGLAEHTDSSLFTVLYQGSVRGLQLLHGNHPTRRARWVTVPPLPGALVVNVGDLSHILSNGRFQSVTHRAIVNRTQTRISVAYFYGPPAHFKISPIEKLMGPQQGPAYRAVTWPEYLTLKRRLYNQALASIRLPTEGEEESRTNTSEIITAAYTRRHGEAKV, from the exons ATGCCGTCTCTCTCCGACCAACCCCTCATCCACCATCTCCAACAATTTGAGTTCAAGACCCTCACCGAGGTTCccgactcccatgcatggcccgtCGTAAACGACCATCCTCACGGCGACGACGCCGTCCCGGTCATCGACCTAGCGTGCCCGGATGCCGCACGTCTCATCGGCCAAGCATGCGAGGAGTGGGGGGCGTTCCAGATCACCGGGCACGGCGTCCCTGTTGATCTCCTGGACCGCCTCGAGGCACAGACGCGCCGCCTGTTCTCTCTCCCCACCGGTCAGAAACTTAAGGCGGCCCGCAGCCCCGGTGGCGTGACTGGATATGGCATCGCTAACATCTCCGCCTTCTTCTCCAAGCTCTTCTGGTCCGAGGGCTTCACCATCGTCGGATCCCCTCACGACGAAGCCCGCAAACTCTGGCCCGACGACTCCGCCGAGTTCTG TGGTGCGATCGAGGAATACACAAGTTGGATGAAGCCTCTGGGTTGCAGGTTGATGCTGCTGATGCTAGCCTCGTTGGGCCTCAGCGAGGGCGAGATCGATTGGGCCGTACCATCAAGTGAGACCACCCACGAGGCGCCGGCGCCTGTGATCCAGCTGAACTCGTACCCAGCCTGCCCCGATCCCGACCGGGCGATGGGCCTAGCCGAGCACACCGACTCCAGCCTCTTCACCGTCCTCTACCAGGGCAGCGTACGCGGGCTTCAGCTGCTGCACGGCAACCACCCCACCAGGCGCGCCAGGTGGGTGACGGTGCCGCCCCTTCCGGGAGCCCTCGTCGTCAACGTGGGCGACCTCTCTCACATACTCTCCAATGGGCGGTTCCAAAGCGTCACTCACCGGGCCATCGTCAACCGCACGCAGACTCGCATCTCGGTGGCGTACTTTTATGGGCCGCCAGCCCACTTCAAGATCTCGCCCATCGAGAAGCTGATGGGTCCACAACAGGGCCCAGCCTATCGGGCTGTGACGTGGCCCGAGTACCTGACGCTCAAGAGGAGACTCTACAACCAGGCGCTGGCGTCCATAAGACTGCCAACCGAAGGGGAGGAGGAGAGTCGCACGAATACCTCCGAGATAATAACAGCTGCGTACACAAGGAGGCATGGAGAAGCAAAGGTATAG